One genomic window of Paenisporosarcina antarctica includes the following:
- a CDS encoding IreB family regulatory phosphoprotein: MSSFDKTMKFNFPEESMEQEVKQVMLHVHSALEEKGYNPINQIVGYLLSGDPAYIPRHQEARNLIRKLERDEILEELVKFYIKKNNEA; encoded by the coding sequence ATGAGTTCATTTGACAAGACAATGAAGTTTAATTTTCCTGAAGAGTCTATGGAACAAGAAGTGAAGCAAGTAATGCTTCATGTCCATTCGGCGCTTGAAGAAAAAGGGTACAACCCAATCAACCAAATTGTCGGCTACTTACTTTCGGGTGATCCGGCATACATTCCTCGCCACCAGGAAGCTCGAAACCTAATCCGTAAGCTTGAGCGTGATGAAATCTTAGAAGAGCTTGTAAAGTTCTACATCAAAAAGAATAACGAGGCATAA
- the ruvX gene encoding Holliday junction resolvase RuvX: MRVMGLDVGSKTIGVAISDAFGWTAQGIETIKIDEANEKFGMERIAELMMLHEVSSFVVGYPKNMNNSIGPRAIASERFADLLRQTFEKPVFLWDERLTTAAAEKMLISADVSRKKRKQVIDKMAAIFILQGYLDSQSIKR, from the coding sequence ATGAGAGTAATGGGGTTGGATGTAGGCTCGAAAACTATTGGTGTGGCGATTAGTGATGCCTTTGGTTGGACAGCTCAAGGAATTGAGACGATTAAAATTGATGAAGCGAATGAAAAATTCGGTATGGAGCGTATTGCTGAATTAATGATGTTGCATGAGGTATCTTCATTTGTGGTTGGGTACCCCAAAAACATGAACAACTCTATTGGCCCACGTGCAATAGCATCGGAACGCTTTGCAGATTTGTTACGCCAAACGTTTGAAAAACCAGTATTCTTATGGGATGAACGTTTGACGACAGCTGCGGCAGAAAAAATGCTAATTAGTGCAGATGTCAGTCGGAAAAAGCGAAAACAAGTCATTGATAAAATGGCGGCAATTTTTATTTTACAAGGCTATCTCGATAGTCAATCTATTAAGAGGTGA
- a CDS encoding DUF1292 domain-containing protein, translated as MEHGQQNITIIDDNGTEQLCEVLFTFESEEFNKSYVLYYPIAAEEDENEEIEIHASAFTPSEDGKDGDLLPIESDEEWDVIEEMLNTFLDEEEDEEEEEEGK; from the coding sequence ATGGAACACGGTCAACAAAACATTACAATTATAGATGATAACGGTACAGAACAATTATGCGAAGTACTTTTTACTTTTGAATCAGAAGAGTTTAACAAATCATATGTACTTTACTATCCAATAGCTGCAGAAGAAGATGAAAACGAAGAAATCGAAATTCATGCTTCTGCTTTCACTCCTTCAGAAGACGGTAAAGACGGTGACCTTCTACCTATCGAGTCTGATGAAGAATGGGACGTAATTGAAGAAATGCTAAACACTTTCTTAGATGAAGAAGAAGATGAAGAAGAAGAAGAAGAAGGTAAATAA
- the mltG gene encoding endolytic transglycosylase MltG — protein MGNETKKDIMFNRMKEKKKEVKIVRRIVLAIVLLVLIGGGITAYSGYKYVKSALLPVDENSEETIAINVEIGSNLNTIATLLEKNGVIHDAKIFKYYAKFNNESEFQAGDYLLTKSMTLDELIESLKTGKVYREPLFAMTIPEGRTLEEISERVEDKTSYSQKEFMDLVTNSEFIDQMIAEYPSILTDEIKGPDLRHSLEGYLFPATYSFYEEKPPLELIVEQMLSVTENKMAAYTEILEEQEKSVHWLLTFASLLEEEATAKSDREMIASVFQNRLVKPMPLQTDPTVLYALGEHKDRVLYDDLKIDHPYNTYVIPGLPPGPISNPGTESIEAVLNAPKSDNFFFLADKEGINHFSKNYDEHLAKIEKYLR, from the coding sequence ATGGGAAATGAAACAAAAAAAGACATTATGTTTAATCGTATGAAAGAAAAGAAAAAAGAAGTGAAAATTGTAAGACGCATTGTTCTCGCAATTGTTCTTCTTGTACTAATAGGTGGAGGAATTACTGCTTATAGTGGATACAAATATGTGAAAAGTGCGTTGTTACCAGTAGATGAAAACTCAGAAGAGACTATTGCTATTAATGTCGAAATTGGTTCTAACCTTAATACTATTGCAACGCTACTTGAAAAAAACGGAGTCATTCATGATGCGAAAATTTTCAAGTATTATGCAAAGTTTAATAATGAATCAGAATTCCAAGCCGGTGACTATTTATTAACCAAATCTATGACACTTGATGAGTTAATAGAAAGTTTGAAAACAGGAAAAGTATACCGCGAGCCACTCTTTGCTATGACAATTCCTGAAGGGCGAACTCTTGAAGAAATATCTGAACGAGTGGAAGATAAAACTTCATATAGTCAAAAAGAGTTTATGGATCTCGTAACGAACTCGGAGTTTATTGATCAAATGATTGCGGAATATCCATCCATACTAACGGACGAAATTAAGGGTCCGGATCTTAGGCATTCTTTAGAAGGGTATTTATTCCCAGCAACTTATTCGTTTTATGAAGAAAAGCCTCCGTTAGAATTAATTGTCGAGCAAATGTTAAGTGTCACTGAAAATAAAATGGCTGCCTATACTGAAATTCTAGAAGAACAGGAGAAGTCTGTACATTGGTTGTTAACATTCGCTTCCTTGCTTGAAGAAGAAGCGACTGCAAAGAGCGATCGTGAAATGATAGCGAGTGTATTCCAGAATCGTTTAGTTAAACCTATGCCATTGCAAACTGACCCAACCGTTCTCTATGCGCTTGGCGAGCATAAAGATCGAGTGTTGTATGATGACTTGAAGATAGATCATCCATATAATACATATGTAATCCCAGGATTGCCCCCTGGACCAATTTCAAATCCTGGAACCGAGTCTATTGAAGCGGTTTTAAACGCGCCAAAGTCTGATAATTTCTTTTTCTTAGCTGATAAGGAAGGTATCAATCATTTTTCCAAGAATTACGATGAACATTTAGCAAAAATTGAAAAGTATTTGCGTTAA
- a CDS encoding O-methyltransferase yields the protein MRTSQSYITSQIKIRSNFLSNMEQFAKEKHIPIMELVSIESLLQFLRLQQPKTILEVGSAIGYSAIRMAYTLPEAILTTIEKDNDRFQLASNYLKQAGLTDRIQLLHGDALEIDINSFKQSHYDAVFIDAAKGQYQRFFDKYSPLVPSGGVIYCDNMLMHGFTEIDIQDVPRRKRTMVRNLQQFTKWLMIHEEYETTFLPIGDGITISIKR from the coding sequence ATGAGGACTTCACAATCCTATATCACTTCACAAATCAAAATCAGGTCTAATTTCCTGTCGAATATGGAACAATTTGCAAAGGAAAAACATATTCCCATAATGGAATTAGTTTCAATTGAATCACTTTTACAGTTTCTGCGATTGCAACAACCGAAAACTATTTTGGAAGTTGGTTCTGCAATTGGTTATTCAGCCATTCGTATGGCATACACTTTACCTGAAGCTATACTTACTACCATCGAAAAAGATAATGATCGTTTTCAATTAGCTTCTAACTATTTAAAACAAGCTGGACTGACTGACAGGATTCAACTATTGCATGGTGATGCACTTGAAATTGATATCAATAGTTTCAAACAAAGCCACTATGATGCTGTATTTATAGATGCTGCAAAAGGTCAATATCAACGTTTTTTCGACAAGTACTCACCACTAGTTCCCAGCGGTGGTGTTATTTATTGTGATAACATGCTCATGCACGGTTTTACAGAAATAGATATCCAAGATGTTCCTAGAAGAAAACGAACAATGGTACGAAATTTGCAACAATTTACTAAATGGCTCATGATTCATGAAGAATATGAAACAACATTCCTGCCAATTGGTGATGGAATTACGATTAGTATAAAGAGGTGA
- a CDS encoding peptidase U32 family protein, producing MKKTELLVTPQSVAHLEQLIEAGADAFLVGEQQFGLRLAGEFTIDDIELSVTLAHASEKKVYVAMNALYHNDRLDLLRPYMENLAAIGVDGITFGDPAVVMVKREAGLDIPLHWNTEMTATNWFTANYWGKRGANRAVLARELSMDEIIEIKENAEVAVEVQVHGMTCMFQSKRSLLGNYFLYQDKAMEIENRANNKNMFLHDKERHNTYPIFEDLNGTHIFSPNDMCIIDELNDLLEAGIDSFKIDGILQEKTYVTKVTKLYRRAIDAYMQSPEVYNNMKNDLLTEIEEMQPELRPLDTGFFFKETVY from the coding sequence ATGAAGAAAACAGAATTACTTGTTACTCCACAATCTGTCGCTCATTTGGAACAATTAATTGAGGCTGGTGCAGATGCTTTTTTAGTTGGTGAACAACAATTTGGTCTGCGTTTAGCAGGTGAGTTTACAATTGATGATATTGAACTATCAGTTACACTTGCGCACGCTTCCGAAAAGAAAGTATATGTGGCCATGAACGCCCTCTATCATAATGATCGTTTAGATTTATTACGTCCTTACATGGAAAATCTAGCGGCTATCGGAGTAGACGGGATTACTTTTGGAGACCCTGCAGTGGTGATGGTTAAACGGGAAGCAGGTCTTGATATTCCACTTCATTGGAACACAGAAATGACCGCTACTAATTGGTTCACTGCTAACTATTGGGGGAAACGTGGTGCAAATCGCGCCGTATTAGCCCGAGAATTGAGCATGGATGAAATCATTGAGATAAAAGAGAATGCTGAAGTTGCCGTCGAAGTACAAGTGCATGGGATGACCTGCATGTTCCAATCAAAACGTTCGTTGCTTGGTAATTACTTTTTGTACCAAGATAAAGCGATGGAAATAGAGAATCGTGCAAACAATAAAAATATGTTCTTGCATGACAAGGAACGTCACAATACCTATCCGATATTTGAGGATTTAAATGGCACTCATATTTTCAGTCCAAACGATATGTGCATCATTGATGAGTTAAATGACTTGTTAGAAGCTGGTATTGACTCATTTAAAATCGATGGAATCTTGCAAGAAAAAACATATGTAACGAAAGTGACAAAACTATACCGTAGAGCAATTGATGCGTATATGCAATCACCTGAAGTTTATAACAATATGAAAAATGACTTATTAACGGAAATTGAAGAAATGCAACCGGAACTTCGTCCACTCGATACCGGCTTCTTCTTTAAAGAAACAGTGTATTAA
- a CDS encoding peptidase U32 family protein, with translation MLQHDQISKNIDGKRVIVKKPELLAPAGDLEKLKIAIHYGADAVFIGGREFGLRSNAGNFSIDEMREAVVFANLYSAKIYVTTNIFAHNENMDGLAQYLMDIESAGVKGIIVADPLIIETCRSVAPNLEIHLSTQQSLSNWKAVQYWKDEGLQRVVLARETSGDEIQEMKEKVDIEIESFIHGAMCIAYSGRCTLSNHMTARDSNRGGCCQSCRWDYDLYEVNDGEQNALFTEGDAPFAMSPKDLKLIESIPRMIELGIDSLKIEGRMKSIHYVATVVSVYRKVIDAYCADPENFIIKREWLEELEKCANRDANTAFFEGEPTFEEQMFGVHGRKTTTDFIGLVMDYDKDTKMVTLQQRNYFKSGQEVEFFGPDIENFRMTISTLWDEDGNELDVARHPLQIVRFKSDNPVSPHNMMRKELVR, from the coding sequence ATGCTTCAACATGACCAGATTAGCAAAAATATTGATGGCAAACGTGTCATAGTTAAAAAGCCAGAACTTCTCGCTCCTGCGGGAGATTTAGAGAAATTGAAAATTGCCATTCATTATGGAGCAGATGCCGTATTTATTGGTGGTCGCGAATTCGGGTTACGTTCAAATGCCGGGAACTTCTCGATAGATGAAATGCGTGAAGCTGTTGTATTTGCCAATCTCTATAGTGCAAAAATATATGTTACGACAAATATCTTTGCGCACAATGAAAATATGGATGGTTTAGCACAATATTTAATGGATATTGAATCAGCAGGTGTTAAGGGGATTATCGTAGCAGATCCTTTGATTATCGAAACATGTCGCAGTGTAGCTCCTAATCTAGAAATTCATTTAAGTACACAACAATCATTGTCTAACTGGAAAGCTGTTCAGTACTGGAAAGATGAAGGATTGCAACGTGTTGTCCTTGCTCGTGAAACGAGTGGAGACGAAATCCAAGAAATGAAAGAAAAAGTCGACATTGAAATTGAATCTTTTATTCATGGCGCTATGTGTATTGCCTACAGTGGTCGTTGTACATTATCGAATCATATGACTGCTCGTGACTCAAATCGTGGAGGCTGTTGTCAGTCTTGTCGTTGGGACTACGATTTATATGAGGTGAATGATGGTGAACAAAACGCATTGTTCACTGAAGGAGACGCACCATTCGCAATGAGCCCGAAAGATTTGAAATTAATAGAATCAATCCCTCGTATGATTGAACTAGGTATTGACTCATTGAAAATTGAAGGTAGAATGAAGTCGATTCATTATGTAGCAACAGTAGTAAGTGTTTACCGCAAAGTTATTGATGCATATTGTGCAGATCCAGAAAACTTTATCATTAAACGCGAATGGTTAGAAGAGTTGGAAAAATGCGCAAATCGAGATGCAAATACCGCTTTCTTTGAGGGAGAACCGACTTTCGAGGAACAAATGTTTGGTGTTCATGGGAGAAAAACAACTACTGACTTTATCGGTCTTGTCATGGATTATGATAAAGACACTAAAATGGTCACACTTCAACAACGAAACTACTTTAAATCAGGTCAAGAAGTAGAATTCTTCGGCCCTGATATAGAAAATTTTCGAATGACTATTTCAACCTTATGGGATGAAGATGGCAATGAACTGGATGTTGCACGTCATCCTTTACAAATCGTGCGTTTTAAATCAGATAACCCAGTTAGTCCTCATAACATGATGAGAAAGGAGCTTGTAAGATGA
- the udk gene encoding uridine kinase: MTFKRPLVIGIAGGSGSGKTSVTKAIYDVYKEKSVVVIEQDYYYKDQSHLKFEDRLATNYDHPLAFDTDLLIEHIHQLLNRQSIEKPIYDYTLHTRAPQKIVIEPQDVIILEGILVLEDMRLRELMDIKLFVDTDSDLRIIRRILRDINERDRSIESVVEQYLSVVRPMHNQFIEPTKRYADIIIPEGGQNQVAIDLMVTKIKTILESDIIV; this comes from the coding sequence ATGACATTTAAGCGCCCCCTTGTTATTGGTATTGCTGGTGGTTCAGGTTCAGGGAAAACAAGCGTGACCAAAGCAATTTATGATGTTTATAAAGAAAAATCAGTTGTAGTAATTGAACAAGATTATTATTATAAGGATCAAAGTCATCTAAAATTTGAGGATCGTCTAGCGACAAACTATGATCATCCATTAGCGTTTGACACAGATTTATTAATTGAACATATTCATCAACTTCTAAATCGTCAATCTATTGAGAAGCCGATCTATGATTACACGCTTCATACCCGTGCTCCACAAAAAATCGTTATCGAACCTCAAGATGTTATTATTTTAGAAGGAATTTTGGTGTTAGAAGATATGAGATTGCGTGAATTAATGGACATTAAATTATTTGTGGACACAGATTCAGATTTACGTATTATTCGACGCATATTACGAGACATCAATGAGCGAGATCGTTCAATTGAATCGGTAGTCGAACAATACTTATCTGTAGTCCGTCCGATGCATAATCAATTTATCGAACCGACTAAACGTTATGCAGATATCATTATTCCTGAAGGTGGACAAAATCAGGTCGCAATAGATTTAATGGTTACAAAAATTAAAACAATACTTGAATCTGATATCATTGTGTAA
- the greA gene encoding transcription elongation factor GreA: MSTEKKFPMTVVGKKKLTDELDFLKTVKRKEIVERIKVARSFGDLSENSEYDSAKEDQAFIEGRIITLESMIRNAVIIEEDAQTSLVSLGKTVSFIEVPDGDEETYTIVGSAEADPVEGLISNDSPIAKSLIGRSVGDQVKVLTPGGEMDVKITSIN, encoded by the coding sequence TTGTCAACAGAAAAGAAATTCCCTATGACAGTTGTAGGAAAAAAGAAGTTAACAGACGAACTGGATTTCTTGAAAACGGTTAAACGTAAAGAAATAGTTGAACGTATCAAAGTTGCACGAAGCTTCGGAGACTTATCTGAGAACTCAGAGTATGATTCTGCTAAAGAAGATCAAGCTTTCATTGAAGGACGTATTATTACTTTAGAATCTATGATTCGCAATGCGGTCATTATTGAAGAAGATGCGCAAACTAGCTTAGTTTCTTTAGGGAAGACGGTTTCTTTTATTGAAGTACCTGATGGCGATGAAGAGACATACACAATCGTAGGTTCTGCTGAAGCAGATCCTGTGGAAGGTTTAATTTCAAATGATTCACCAATCGCTAAAAGTTTAATTGGGCGTTCAGTTGGAGATCAAGTAAAAGTACTAACTCCAGGTGGCGAAATGGACGTCAAGATTACGTCAATAAATTAA
- the greA gene encoding transcription elongation factor GreA produces the protein MTIEKKQSITQFGLTNLQEELDYLKSIKRKEVVGRIKASRCFGLIENSEYETAREDQAFVESRIFAIETIIRNAVIIDPPKHDSKVVQIGSTVTIQEIPDGELETYTIVGSAEANPFEGRISNDSPIAQKVLGKQVGEEVNVKIPSGNITIQIVSIT, from the coding sequence ATGACAATTGAAAAGAAACAATCCATCACGCAGTTTGGTCTAACAAACTTGCAGGAAGAGTTAGATTATTTGAAATCGATAAAACGTAAAGAAGTGGTAGGACGCATTAAAGCATCTCGTTGTTTTGGATTAATTGAAAACTCGGAATATGAAACAGCACGTGAAGATCAAGCGTTCGTAGAAAGTCGCATCTTTGCTATTGAAACAATAATTCGCAATGCCGTGATTATTGATCCGCCTAAACATGATTCCAAGGTTGTCCAGATAGGTTCTACGGTGACTATTCAAGAAATTCCAGATGGGGAATTAGAGACGTACACTATTGTTGGTTCTGCAGAAGCGAACCCATTTGAAGGCCGCATTTCTAATGATTCACCCATTGCACAAAAAGTTTTAGGAAAACAGGTCGGTGAAGAAGTAAATGTGAAAATACCGAGTGGGAATATAACTATACAAATTGTATCAATTACTTAA
- a CDS encoding YrrS family protein: MVNNTQRRFTSRSNRPKKPNRTNKILNALIGLVVVMIVITAGVIFLGNNDAEKADGKNDTEETKSSSDETETTDESVASEEETEVGSEEIISDEESTEETEEETTTEDPTPEDPTTGGTVTSTPSNDPLISEKIVNTAWKPVGTTQTGEHTSVYSEGHVDWDEKIKAIIYTTGLSTDNMIVWRIANGGSPQKSIGVVSSKNKEEKYRVSLQWVEGEGWKPEKMETLKTLNGAY, translated from the coding sequence ATGGTAAACAACACGCAGCGTCGATTTACCTCAAGAAGTAATCGACCAAAAAAACCAAATCGCACAAACAAAATATTAAATGCACTTATAGGCCTTGTTGTCGTAATGATTGTGATTACTGCTGGAGTAATCTTCCTCGGTAATAATGATGCAGAAAAAGCTGATGGCAAAAATGATACGGAAGAAACGAAGTCTTCTAGTGATGAGACTGAAACAACTGATGAGTCTGTTGCATCTGAAGAAGAAACTGAAGTTGGTTCCGAAGAAATTATCTCAGACGAAGAGAGTACGGAAGAAACTGAAGAAGAAACGACTACTGAAGATCCAACTCCTGAAGATCCTACAACAGGTGGTACCGTTACATCAACTCCATCAAATGATCCACTTATTTCCGAAAAAATAGTTAACACTGCTTGGAAGCCTGTAGGTACAACGCAAACTGGCGAACATACGTCTGTTTATAGTGAAGGGCATGTTGACTGGGATGAAAAAATAAAAGCTATAATATATACAACAGGTTTATCTACAGACAACATGATCGTATGGCGCATTGCAAACGGTGGAAGTCCACAAAAATCCATTGGGGTTGTATCTTCAAAAAATAAAGAAGAAAAATACCGTGTAAGTTTACAATGGGTAGAAGGCGAAGGATGGAAACCTGAAAAAATGGAAACTTTAAAAACATTAAACGGCGCCTATTGA
- the mtnN gene encoding 5'-methylthioadenosine/S-adenosylhomocysteine nucleosidase, translated as MKVAVIGAMEQEVEALRLVINSPQTIIIANSEYTEGTYAGHDVVLLKSGIGKVNAAMSTAILLHHFKPDAVINTGSAGGFDSALEVGAIVISDEVRHHDVDVTAFGYEMGQVPQLPAAFISDGKLRKLAEEAVEELGQHQFATGLIATGDSFMSDPERVESVRRHFPHMKATEMEAAAVAQVCHQFEVPFVVIRALSDIAGKESSISFEEFLPTAAKHSTEIVLQVISKL; from the coding sequence ATGAAAGTAGCAGTAATTGGTGCCATGGAACAAGAAGTAGAAGCGTTGCGATTAGTCATTAATAGTCCGCAAACGATTATTATTGCAAATAGTGAATATACAGAAGGTACATATGCAGGTCATGATGTTGTGTTACTGAAAAGTGGAATTGGGAAAGTAAATGCAGCCATGTCAACTGCTATTTTACTTCACCATTTTAAACCAGACGCAGTCATTAATACAGGTTCAGCGGGCGGTTTTGATTCGGCACTAGAAGTAGGTGCAATCGTTATTTCTGATGAAGTACGTCACCATGATGTCGATGTAACAGCATTTGGCTACGAAATGGGTCAAGTTCCTCAACTTCCAGCAGCTTTCATTTCTGATGGTAAACTACGTAAACTTGCAGAAGAGGCTGTAGAAGAGTTAGGTCAGCATCAATTCGCAACAGGTCTTATTGCTACAGGTGATTCGTTTATGAGCGATCCAGAGCGTGTTGAGAGCGTCCGAAGACACTTCCCTCACATGAAGGCTACTGAGATGGAAGCGGCTGCTGTTGCGCAAGTTTGCCATCAATTTGAAGTGCCATTTGTAGTTATTCGTGCTTTGTCGGATATCGCAGGAAAAGAATCTTCAATTAGTTTTGAAGAATTCTTACCAACTGCTGCGAAACATTCGACAGAAATCGTTTTACAAGTAATCAGTAAACTATAA